One window from the genome of Chionomys nivalis chromosome 14, mChiNiv1.1, whole genome shotgun sequence encodes:
- the Fbxo15 gene encoding F-box only protein 15 isoform X4: MATGRGQMPRLGRFGPQALRGSLHGEGSARDSAGAAAGRSAYRKGFGVKFARGSPVVRQYTRHGQHNEKSSSICFVSLDRMPSEVLLNIFSYLDAVSLLGTGCVNRRFYHLASDNLIWRRIYSAAFASKRSHWKVHSVEETAMSVSLLSVEDKEGGYWKKEYITKQISSVKEALTQIAKPVNSYTGLPTKFKEVLRVFGLRFVIILREKSGKEHIMQHVDVSFNDTSVTVVWYGKNWPKLAMLSTLDLCGMMPVFADRRKTFDPYGPRWLSLIAKYDLDHLREPTIFGCDRLVRIFCLNPGLLVGLWQKDAGLAFVMANLHFHHLVERSTLGSATLPYVSPQHHGPFLDDSPEYGLQGYQLHIDMHGGGTFYLCSTLYALFSSKELLFPGPDCSGRVQEALLVCDFSSALEVCPPPL; the protein is encoded by the exons ATGGCGACCGGACGCGGCCAGATGCCGCGGTTGGGACGTTTCGGACCTCAGGCGCTGCGCGGGTCCCTGCACGGTGAGGGCTCTGCCCGGGACAGCGCGGGGGCGGCCGCGGGGCGCTCCGCGTACAG AAAGGGTTTTGGAGTTAAGTTTGCTAGAGGCTCACCTGTGGTGAGGCAGTATACCAGGCATGGCCAGCACAATGAGAAGTCCTCGTCCATCTGTTTTGTATCCCTGGACAG aATGCCCTCTGAAGTCTTGCTGAATATATTTTCCTACTTGGATGCTGTGAGCTTGCTGGGCACTGGATGTGTGAACAGACGCTTTTATCATTTGGCCAGTGACAA TCTTATTTGGAGAAGAATTTACTCAGCTGCATTTGCATCCAAAAGATCCCACTGGAAAGTTCATTCAGTGGAGGAGACAGCCATGTCTGTGAGCTTACTGTCAGTTGAGGATAAAGAAGGCGGATACTGGAAGAAAGAGTATATTACAAAGCAAATCTCATCTGTGAAAGAAGCACTAACCCAAATTGCCAAACCTGTTAACTCCTACACAGGTCTTCCTACGAAATTCAAAGAGGTCCTCAG agTATTTGGCCTACGTTTTGTAATTATATTAAGAGAGAAAAGTGGAAAAGAACACATCATGCAACATGTTGATGTTTCCTTCAATGATACATCTGTCACTGTTGTGTGGTATGGCAAAAACTGGCCGAAGCTTGCCATGTTGTCCACCCTGGATTTGTGTGGTATGATGCCAGTTTTTGCAGATCGGCGTAAAACCTTCGACCCATATGG GCCACGGTGGCTGTCTTTAATTGCAAAGTATGATCTGGATCATTTAAGGGAGCCTACCATCTTTGGCTGTGACAGACTTGTCCGGATATTCTGTCTAAATCCTGGTCTCCTGGTGGGGCTATGGCAG AAGGACGCAGGACTGGCTTTTGTCATGGCAAATCTTCATTTTCATCACCTTGTGGAGAGAAGCACATTAGGCTCAGCCActct cCCCTATGTGTCGCCTCAGCATCATGGTCCCTTTTTGGATGACAGCCCAGAATATGGACTGCAAGGCTATCAGCTCCACATTGACATGCACGGCGGTGGGACTTTCTACCTGTGTAGTACACTTTACGCACTCTTCTCCAGCAAAG